The Hypanus sabinus isolate sHypSab1 chromosome 19, sHypSab1.hap1, whole genome shotgun sequence genomic sequence ATTATTCCAACAATTAAGATTTAAATCTTGAAATTCTACCTTAGGTCTCGGGTTGTATGAGTTGTTGTTTGAAAACAACTATTAGCTGTTACATCCTCTGATAACTCTTTGTCATTGTAATTTCCCCTCTGCAACTGCTTTGTCAGTTCTAAAGTTAATGAGAATTCAGTGCCTTACATTACTTATTGTGACAGTGAAGTGGAAACCATGCTGCCATAATATTGAATTCTTCTTCAGTGTACAACCTGAACCTGGAACTTCAAGGGAGGAGACAAAAATCCTTTCAAAATGGCTTAGAGGAAATGAGCTCCCCAAACCTGTGCACTGCATGCCCCAATCCTCTTCAACTCTCTATTCTTTCTTTTTGCCAGCATACTAATAAGAACATTAAAAATCCCTATTGTGGCATCGTCCCCAATCAGCTGATAACTGAATTTTTTCACAAGAGGCCAGAGATGACAGTGCAGTGATATATTTAGCTGCCCTTCTTTCCGTTGTTTCAAATCCACATTTTTGTTCTCCTTCATTTTGGCTTTTAAAATccatattattttttaaaattggaaATAGTCTATGCATATAAAATTGAATTAACTCTGCTGCCCTTTTTTATAGCACATGATTATGCAATGAGCTGGAAAGTATCCATGTGGAGGATTGAAATAATAGCCCTGGGCATTACAAGATTTTATATTGCCTATGTATGCTTAGTTTTAAAATGATTCACCGACTCAAGGTAACTGGTAATTTTTACAAGTAATTTGCTTAATTGACCAATGTGGTACATAGGTATTGGCTGCCACATTTACTGGTATTTACAAAATTCCACAggaaaaatattttattaattgtATTTTTAAATGAATAGTAACATTTATGTATAAACAAAATATGTACAAtacaatattccatctgctgtAAGTTTCCAAAAATAGTCTGTTTACCTCTCCCTATACAAAACTAATCTTCATCTTTTTTTTCAAAACATTACATTCAACCTTCCCATATTATCTGAATTCCATTATTTACACAAATACACGCATTTACCAGCAGATCCATACCAGATATCGAAACCTGAAAGGCAACATCTTTTACAAATggcaaagaaaataaaaagattcATTATTTTTAAATACATCTCATTGAAGTACTGTGCGTTAAACAGGCTATCCAGTAATGACTTTGGCATCCTCAAAACCTCGACCAGCTCACCATTCACACATAACACATCAACATTTACAGCAATTTCTTGCAGTTCTCTCAAACAGTATGCTGACACTTCTAAAAAAAACACTTCATACATCACTTGTCCATATTATGGTCACCACTTCCACTCAACAACCCCTTTAAGAGCCTGCAAGGATAGCTACTACTGACTTTTATCAATCCTGCAAAAATACAGGTATATACAGAAGCAGTTACATTTAATATTTGGTGCTTTTAAACTGGGTGGGATCATTTAGCAGCATATCAGTGCTATAGGAAGGGCACAAGTCAGTTCCTTGGCTATTATTACAGCAGAAAGCTTAAGCAGCATCTATAATTTCACCATTTACATTCATTTCACAGACAGTGCGTTTACACCTCTGAAACTATATTAAAGCTTTGGAGGTTTTGTTTAGCTGGGAAATAAGAACGGTGACGgaaagtttatttattttttaatccaTTGCACTTTAAAGCCATTTTTATGCAAAGACTTCACATCTGAAGCAATCTGCTGTCCATTCCTATAACTGTGAATGAATTATGGTCTCGACAGCCATTTCAAACTGTTTACATTAGCTGAGGCTACAACTGTTGGGAAATGGCGTCAAATCTAAATGTAAACACTAACCAACCTGGGATTACATCATTTTCAAACTAGTTTTAAAttgagagatttttttttcatgtAAACACACAAGATTAGTCAAAGTTTCTGTTACGAAAATAAATCAGTCTTTGGTTTCCAAGCTCAGGGACGGGACTTGCTTAGGGACTGGAAGCAGAGCAGATGTGTCCATTGATGGGGAGATGGAGACTGGTGAGGCTCCCCTTTGGGAAATTAAGAGTGGAGAGAGTTTATCTGGGTTCATCAGCCCAGTGAGTGCAGCTGAAGCAGGAATCCCAGGGTACAAGACTGGCATGGAGGTTGGGTACCAGCACTTATCCAGCATGGGCATATATGCAGCAGCTGATGGTGGCAACAGGTAAAAAGGCACGCACAAAGGTGGCGGGTGATGACTGAGGAAGCTACCTCCAGCATGGTCACCGCTTGTCATGCGGATGTCCTCCTCAGACAGCTCCATTCGAACCTTTTTCATTGGCGGCTCCCCAAATTCCTGCTTAATAGAGACAATCCTCTCTGCTAATGGGTGCTTCAGCTCAGTTTCCCTCTCGGCGCCCTCCAGCTCATGCTTGGAGTCGTTCTTATCGGGCTCGCCGCCGTAGCCGCTGTCAGTGTCGGTGTCACTGCCGCTCTGCTCGCTGCTGGCTGGACAAGTCCTCTGGATTACAGGCACACAGTTTTTGCCAGGTCCCTCAGCCCGGGACCTGAAATCTCCTTCCAGAAACCGCACTGAGCTCTGCCCTATCCCGTGAACATATCCCCCTGTGTGCATGTCTGCTCCCATCTTCTGAAGATGATTTATTAAGTGTGCAGGCTTCACCTCTCTTTGATTTTCATACTTGGCCAAATATTGGAAAACTTCTTTGGCACACATTTGGAATCCAGACTGGAACATCTCATGACCAGACTCCGATGCCTTAGCTGTCTGTTCACCTgagaaatgaaaagaaaattgCATTAAAACCTGACCTACATAAACTCCATCATGAATGAGACTAATCTTCAGCTATAGTCAAAGGCcacattttcttttgttttatacTCAATCTTTTTACAGATACTTGATTTGTGGTTATAGATATATATTTACAGTAATGCATCTGGCAACTAGTTCAGATTCCAGTGAACAGTAAAGTTTTATACATTCTTTAATAAAAACAGGATCCTGGAACAACTTGAAAGAACCAGAACAGCTTATGTTGAACATGCCAAATAAAATTACCACCATTATGGACTATACCAATCATGTCACTATGACAACAAGTCACTGCACTGGGAATTAAGATTTCAATGCCAGAATCAAAAGAAATCACAAATCCGCTAACATGCACAGAAAGTTAATTGGTTTGTACCTAAATCTAGAAATGTATTAATATAGGCATTTTGTATTGTATTTATGAAGACAACTGTATGCAAAATCCAAACATATTTCCAGTCTCTGCTTACCAATTTGTAAGCCATTCTGCAAGGCTAGTATTTTTTGTTGCTGCTGTTCAATAAGGCCAGTTAATGCCTTCACGTGCTTCAAGGTAAGTTCAAGAACCACAGCCTTTTCCAAATGCCCCAACGTCTGAAATGGAGAGAAGTGTGATTAAAACGTGCACTCAATGATGTGGCACCCTGTGAAAAACATAATGTCTATCTGCCCGTTTAATCAATGGTATCCCACACCCAGCAACGACTTACCAAGTGTTTAAGGGATTCCTACAAATTTTAACTAAACAAACAGACTCCAACTAGGCCTATAATTAAATGTATTGTACCTCATCTTTACAAACGTAATGAATGGAACTAACCATTAAAAAGCAATGCAACGGAATCGCTATTAACCATTTAAAGCTCATATAACTAAATACATCACAATCCCTTGCAACGAACTGTCTCATAATTAAAATCCCAATAGCATCACACTGGTGCTAAGTGTCCCACCAGTGCGAGTTTTGTGAATACAATAGCGAATTGCTGCTCTTCACATTTAGAAATCTTCCCTGGCGGAATAATTTAACCGATGCTGGTAAGAAACGATACTCCGGTAAGTAACTAGGAAACCCCAGGCGTCTAACACAGAATTTTGCCTCCCGTTCATGACCCACTGTCCAAAATACTAGTAAACCCTGCCCGCCCCTCCAAAGGGTTTGCTTTATTTACTCAAACCACCTAATTTTGAATATCTCCACCCCGTCCAAACTAGTGCATTGCCTCTCCAAATAAATACAACCCGAGAATTACTCAAAAGCAAGATGATGCCAGATATTTTCATCTTTAAATAAACACTTCCCTCCTCATCTAGGATATCGACACGCAGACAGATGGCGCCTTTAACAGTTATACCAAGGCACGTTTAATTTCAGGGTCTCACCGTCAGTTTCAGATGTTCCGGGAGCATGTCCTTTAGCTGTGCAATGCACTCATTAATCCTGTCACGCCTTTTCTTTTCTATCAGTCGGTGAGGCAATTTATATGTTTCCTATAATTAAGAAAAGAAAGCGTATTAACTGTTGCCTTTTAGCACAGATTTAAATAAAAAAGGGCTGTTATTTAAATCAGGCACCGCTCACACAGATACAACGCACAATCAGTACTGTGCCCGAGAGTATAGTAACAGAGATAAATCAATACAATaacgggcggggggggggggggagggtggtggtAAAGAGGATAGGTAACAGAGATAACGACAAACAGTGGCAAAGAATACAGAAATACAACATACCTTATTATCGTCCCCTTTCTTCAGTCCCCTCTTGGTCTTATAAAGAAACATATGAGAAAATTCCATTCTGTGGAGAGAAAGGTAAAATAATGAAAGTCGAACTGTGATTTTTATTCTTTTCAAAACCCAACAATATACAATAAAACAAATTTAACAATTAAAATTCAGAAGCCTACCCTTGCGTTTCGTTGTTTTCAAAAGTTGGGATTTTTGCCATCCGAGGGGGAGGCTGAGCACTCGTGATCCTTTCCATTCCGGTAAAAATTTACTCTTTCTGCTGCCGGTGCTGCTTCTCGGGGTTTCcttctctatctctgtctctctatctgcctTGCCGACTGATCAGTCGGAGTTTGCTGCACCACACTTGCCTTTAATGAACGTGTGGGTGTTAGAGAGCTACGTGTTAAACCCTGTGACTCCAGGCACGTCTTTGCTCTTACAGTAAAAAAAGAGCTCCAGTCACATGAGACTCACGTGTACAGGAGGCTGCTCACATCTCTTGCTCtccctaatctgtctgtccaAAACAAGAAGTGATTGGGAGTTGAGAAACCGATCAGATGTAAAATCTTTAAGAGAGTCGGGATAAGGAGGATTCATCAAAAACTTGACTGGAATGCCGCATACATAACATGTAAAACAAATAAACTAATAATATTCGCGGTGTCAGTTGGATAAGCGACCAGGAAATGAGTGATCGGCTGCCGATAAACTGTTAATGAGTTGATTATAATTCCAGATGTCGTTGGTGTATTGGTTCGGGTCTCTGGATACTGTCGTATGCCACCTGATTTTATTGAGGGGTGGGAGGGTGGAGGATTGGGGTCGTGTCTCCCTCTGGAGTAACTGCCCTAGAGTCGAGAGAGCACAAGGAGCGGAAAAACCTGGCATTGCGTCCTGCAGGAACGGGCGCATGAAGTTGCCACAAGTGACACCACATTTATGCAGCTATTAATTGCTGGGCTGGGTATGGTGTTGATTAACAGAGATCGCCCGTTTTGCTATCAAGTAGTGTTTTCTTTTTCAAATTTGAAAGAGGTGCTGGTTAAGGGGAGTGTAAGAACGGGTGTCCGATTTGGGCTTTATAAAACCTGGCGAGGGAGTATAGTGATATAAGCTCAGACGGCAGTTTAATTCAGTCTGACCGCAGGGTCGTGGATCTGGCAACCCGAGCGCTGCGGAAAACGTGAGAAATTATCATGAAATGTAATCGGACAGTAAACAGGGGTCACAACAATCAGCCAGGGAGGGCCGTCTCAGGAAACACCATGGAACAGATTCCCTCCTTCTCATCGCATCTTCCGTCTGCTCGGGAGAGCCTTATTCAACGCTACGTTAGGGGATTAGCGGATTGAAACTTTGGAAACTG encodes the following:
- the bhlhe40 gene encoding class E basic helix-loop-helix protein 40, whose translation is MERITSAQPPPRMAKIPTFENNETQGMEFSHMFLYKTKRGLKKGDDNKETYKLPHRLIEKKRRDRINECIAQLKDMLPEHLKLTTLGHLEKAVVLELTLKHVKALTGLIEQQQQKILALQNGLQIGEQTAKASESGHEMFQSGFQMCAKEVFQYLAKYENQREVKPAHLINHLQKMGADMHTGGYVHGIGQSSVRFLEGDFRSRAEGPGKNCVPVIQRTCPASSEQSGSDTDTDSGYGGEPDKNDSKHELEGAERETELKHPLAERIVSIKQEFGEPPMKKVRMELSEEDIRMTSGDHAGGSFLSHHPPPLCVPFYLLPPSAAAYMPMLDKCWYPTSMPVLYPGIPASAALTGLMNPDKLSPLLISQRGASPVSISPSMDTSALLPVPKQVPSLSLETKD